A window from Pseudomonas frederiksbergensis encodes these proteins:
- a CDS encoding FadR/GntR family transcriptional regulator: MSEISPLIKRSLVDQALDQLRLRINEGVWRVGQRLPTEPELSAELGISRNTVREAMRVLAFSGLIEIRQGDGSYLRAVVDPLDTMKALSRCSHEQARETRHILEVEAIGLAALRRTDEDLVALREALGVSGSHYHGDLDTYIACDLVFHRRLVDAAHNPTLSELYRYFSSVIGAQLRETLNIFPRRQEVFDLHIELLDAVEQRDPERAKALSRQLINEP, translated from the coding sequence ATGTCAGAAATTTCTCCATTAATTAAGCGATCCCTGGTCGATCAGGCCCTGGATCAGTTGCGTTTGCGCATCAACGAAGGCGTGTGGAGGGTCGGCCAGCGATTACCCACAGAACCCGAGCTGTCCGCCGAGCTGGGGATCAGCCGCAACACCGTGCGGGAAGCCATGCGCGTACTGGCGTTTTCCGGATTGATCGAAATCCGTCAGGGCGACGGCAGCTATCTGCGGGCAGTGGTCGATCCGCTCGACACCATGAAGGCGTTGTCCCGTTGCTCCCACGAGCAAGCCCGGGAGACTCGGCACATTCTGGAAGTCGAGGCCATCGGCCTGGCCGCGTTGCGTCGTACCGACGAAGACCTGGTGGCATTGCGCGAGGCGTTGGGCGTCAGTGGCAGCCATTACCACGGCGATCTCGACACGTATATCGCTTGCGATCTGGTGTTCCACCGCCGCTTGGTTGACGCCGCACACAACCCGACCCTCAGCGAGCTGTATCGCTATTTTTCCAGTGTCATCGGTGCGCAATTGCGCGAGACCCTGAACATTTTCCCCCGACGCCAAGAAGTGTTCGACCTCCATATCGAACTGCTTGATGCCGTCGAGCAACGCGACCCGGAACGGGCCAAAGCCCTGTCGAGGCAGTTGATCAATGAACCTTGA
- a CDS encoding CynX/NimT family MFS transporter, with amino-acid sequence MNLETENPMSSQQVNQSSLPQAKRTAELEALLIDAEADDEQVQQSHPVLRRPWLLLLGLILVALNLRPALSSMAPMLSEVSKTLGLSAAHAGLLTTLPVLCLGLFAPLAPVLARRFGAERVVLGILLMLAGGIILRSSFGEIGLFAGSVLAGASIGVIGVLLPGIVKRDFAKHAGTMTGVYTMALCLGAAMAAGATVPLSEHFDKSWALGLGFWVVPALVAAIFWLPQVGQKHGAHNVAYRVRGLLRDPLAWQVTFYMGLQSSLAYIVFGWLPSILIGRGLTPTQAGLVLSGSVIVQLASSLAAPWLATRGKDQRLAIVIVMLLTLGGLFGCLYAPIEGLWGWAILLGLGQGGAFSLALTLIVLRSRDSHVAANLSSMAQGFGYTLASMGPFAVGIVHDWTGGWSAVGWIFGVIGLGAIIAGLGAGRSLYVQVQSEKV; translated from the coding sequence ATGAACCTTGAAACCGAGAACCCCATGTCCAGCCAGCAGGTCAACCAAAGCAGCCTCCCCCAAGCCAAGCGGACGGCGGAGCTTGAAGCGCTGCTGATCGACGCCGAAGCGGATGATGAACAGGTCCAGCAAAGTCACCCGGTCCTGCGGCGGCCATGGCTGCTGTTGCTGGGCCTGATTCTGGTGGCGCTGAACCTGCGTCCGGCGCTGTCGAGCATGGCACCGATGCTCAGCGAGGTGTCGAAGACCCTTGGTTTGTCGGCCGCCCACGCCGGATTGCTGACGACGTTGCCGGTGTTGTGCCTCGGCTTGTTTGCACCGCTGGCGCCCGTGCTGGCTCGACGTTTCGGCGCTGAGCGAGTGGTGCTGGGCATTCTCTTGATGCTGGCCGGCGGGATCATCCTGCGCAGTTCTTTCGGCGAGATCGGCCTGTTTGCCGGCAGCGTGCTGGCCGGCGCGAGCATCGGCGTGATCGGCGTATTGCTGCCCGGCATCGTCAAACGTGACTTCGCGAAACACGCGGGCACCATGACCGGCGTCTACACCATGGCCTTGTGCCTGGGGGCGGCGATGGCCGCGGGCGCGACCGTGCCGTTGAGCGAGCATTTCGACAAGAGTTGGGCCTTGGGCCTCGGCTTCTGGGTGGTTCCGGCATTGGTCGCGGCGATTTTCTGGTTGCCACAAGTCGGGCAGAAACACGGCGCGCACAACGTCGCGTATCGGGTTCGCGGTCTGTTGCGTGATCCTCTGGCCTGGCAAGTGACGTTCTACATGGGCCTGCAATCCTCTTTGGCCTACATCGTGTTCGGCTGGTTGCCGTCGATCCTGATCGGTCGCGGCCTGACGCCGACGCAGGCGGGTCTGGTGCTGTCAGGCTCGGTCATCGTTCAGTTGGCGAGTTCACTGGCGGCGCCATGGCTGGCGACGCGTGGCAAGGATCAGCGTCTGGCGATCGTCATCGTCATGCTGCTGACCCTTGGCGGCTTGTTCGGTTGTCTTTACGCACCGATCGAAGGCTTGTGGGGCTGGGCGATCCTGCTGGGTCTGGGGCAGGGCGGTGCGTTCAGTCTGGCGTTGACCCTGATCGTGCTGCGTTCGCGGGACTCCCATGTCGCGGCGAACCTGTCGAGCATGGCCCAGGGCTTCGGCTACACCCTGGCGTCCATGGGCCCGTTCGCGGTCGGCATCGTGCATGACTGGACCGGCGGCTGGAGTGCTGTGGGATGGATCTTCGGCGTCATCGGCCTCGGCGCGATCATCGCCGGCCTCGGTGCCGGGCGTTCGTTGTACGTTCAGGTTCAAAGCGAGAAAGTCTGA
- the rlmF gene encoding 23S rRNA (adenine(1618)-N(6))-methyltransferase RlmF translates to MNAPRTPRPARKKPDSATPAKTVEPREKASLHPRNRHQGRYDFPALIKTTPELAKFVIINPYGKESIDFASPDAVRVFNRALLKSFYGVAHWDIPADYLCPPVPGRADYVHFLADLLASVNDGEIPRGAPVKVLDIGMGANCVYPLIGYSDYRWHFLGSEIDPTAVAAAKAIVQSNGLNKAIQLRQQSNPKHILLGLLEPGERFDLTMCNPPFHASMDEATKGSERKWRALGRADPKRKLPVLNFGGQSAELWCEGGEARFVTQLIAESAHFQHKVLWFSTLVSKASNLPAIQTALKKAGVLESQVVEMSQGQKQSRFVAWTFQTKSEQQVWRERWARKS, encoded by the coding sequence ATGAACGCCCCCCGCACACCCCGCCCTGCGCGCAAAAAGCCTGATTCCGCCACCCCGGCCAAAACCGTGGAACCGCGTGAAAAGGCCAGCCTGCATCCGCGCAATCGCCATCAGGGTCGTTACGACTTCCCGGCGCTGATCAAAACCACGCCGGAACTGGCGAAGTTCGTGATCATCAACCCGTACGGCAAGGAAAGCATCGACTTTGCCAGCCCGGACGCAGTGCGGGTGTTCAACCGGGCGTTGCTCAAGTCGTTCTACGGTGTCGCCCACTGGGACATCCCGGCCGACTACCTCTGCCCGCCGGTTCCGGGCCGTGCCGATTACGTGCACTTCCTGGCCGACCTGCTGGCCAGCGTCAACGACGGTGAGATCCCGCGCGGCGCGCCGGTCAAGGTGCTCGATATCGGCATGGGCGCCAACTGCGTCTATCCGTTGATCGGCTACAGCGACTATCGCTGGCACTTCCTCGGCTCGGAAATCGACCCGACAGCCGTGGCCGCCGCCAAAGCCATCGTCCAGTCCAACGGGCTGAACAAGGCCATCCAGTTGCGTCAGCAAAGCAACCCCAAGCACATTCTGCTGGGCCTGCTTGAACCCGGCGAACGTTTTGACCTGACCATGTGCAACCCGCCGTTCCATGCCTCGATGGACGAAGCGACCAAGGGCAGCGAGCGTAAATGGCGCGCCCTGGGCCGTGCCGATCCAAAACGCAAACTGCCGGTGCTGAACTTTGGCGGTCAGTCGGCGGAATTGTGGTGTGAAGGTGGCGAAGCACGTTTTGTGACGCAACTGATCGCCGAGAGCGCGCATTTTCAACACAAAGTGCTTTGGTTCAGCACCCTGGTCTCGAAAGCCTCAAACCTGCCTGCGATCCAGACGGCGCTGAAAAAGGCTGGCGTGCTGGAAAGCCAGGTCGTGGAAATGTCGCAAGGGCAGAAGCAAAGCCGCTTCGTCGCCTGGACGTTCCAGACTAAAAGCGAGCAGCAGGTCTGGCGCGAACGTTGGGCGCGTAAAAGCTGA
- a CDS encoding type II toxin-antitoxin system MqsR family toxin, which produces MEKNTPHYDLAVIKADVRRLGGKAFTSSAKNGGRVLGLNLVEMQEVIFELQGKMLYKSMTTYDDHRVWQDVYHINSYGLEIYIKVTYRPGGGPPVISFKEKSQ; this is translated from the coding sequence ATGGAAAAGAACACACCCCATTACGACTTGGCGGTGATCAAAGCGGATGTCAGGCGACTTGGAGGCAAAGCATTCACCAGCAGTGCTAAAAACGGCGGCAGGGTTCTTGGCTTAAACCTCGTGGAGATGCAGGAGGTCATTTTCGAGCTCCAGGGAAAGATGCTGTACAAGTCGATGACCACCTATGACGATCATCGCGTCTGGCAAGACGTTTATCACATCAACTCATACGGTCTGGAGATTTATATCAAGGTGACGTATCGCCCCGGCGGTGGTCCACCCGTAATCTCCTTCAAGGAGAAATCCCAATGA
- a CDS encoding DNA polymerase III subunit chi, whose translation MDTPKPLQKSAHLLDDLESIRQLLGDDNLQPPLLTETVEDGDQEQIPMLFDTVGANPPILEPAPPAPAAPAAQPAPAASKSADELLHLEDELRAAAQLIMQDVIDDFAPHIETEIKRRLSARMERLLSQYE comes from the coding sequence ATGGACACTCCAAAACCGCTGCAAAAGTCCGCGCACCTGCTGGACGACCTTGAGTCGATCCGTCAATTGCTCGGCGACGACAACCTGCAACCGCCCTTGCTCACCGAAACGGTCGAGGACGGTGACCAGGAGCAGATTCCGATGCTGTTCGATACCGTTGGCGCCAACCCGCCCATACTCGAACCCGCGCCACCCGCCCCAGCAGCCCCTGCCGCCCAACCGGCACCCGCCGCCAGCAAGAGCGCCGACGAGCTGCTGCACCTGGAAGACGAACTGCGCGCCGCCGCGCAATTGATCATGCAAGACGTGATCGACGACTTCGCCCCGCACATCGAAACCGAAATCAAACGCCGCCTCAGCGCGCGGATGGAACGGTTGTTGAGCCAATACGAATAA
- a CDS encoding DNA polymerase III subunit chi, producing the protein MTKVDFYILPSADPSARLDFACKLTEKAWRMGHRIYLHCSDAAQRDDLDARLWTFKGESFVPHGPAENEPDSLIVLGFGDDCGPHQDLLVNLALKVPAFANKFARVAEVVVEDPTIRTAARESFRFYREQGYPLQDHRLQRL; encoded by the coding sequence ATGACCAAAGTCGACTTCTATATCCTGCCTAGCGCCGATCCTTCGGCGCGGCTGGATTTTGCCTGCAAACTCACCGAAAAAGCCTGGCGCATGGGCCACCGCATCTACCTGCATTGCAGCGATGCCGCCCAGCGTGACGATCTTGATGCGCGTTTGTGGACCTTCAAGGGCGAAAGCTTCGTGCCCCACGGCCCCGCTGAAAATGAGCCGGACAGCTTGATTGTGCTGGGCTTTGGCGATGACTGCGGTCCGCATCAGGACCTGTTGGTCAATCTCGCCCTGAAAGTCCCGGCATTCGCCAACAAGTTCGCCCGAGTGGCGGAAGTGGTGGTGGAAGATCCGACGATTCGTACGGCTGCGCGGGAGAGTTTCCGTTTCTACCGCGAACAGGGCTATCCTTTGCAAGATCACCGTTTACAGCGACTCTGA
- a CDS encoding glutathione S-transferase family protein: MSELILHHYPTSPFAEKARLLLGFKGLSWRSVNISPVMPKPDLTALTGGYRKTPVLQIGADVYCDTALMARCLEQEKALPAFFPEGQEMITATFAAWADSVVFQHAVSLVFQPASVAVRFGKLSPEAIKAFLADRAGLFSGGSATRLSAEQARHQWPTIMARLEQQLQREQGDFLFGEPSIADFALAHPLWFLKATPVTSPLVDAYPAVSAWLGRVLGFGHGAFSEMTSEEALQVARNATPAALPDEQFDEPNGFEVGQQVVIAATDYGVDPVAGELLFAGSEELILRREDERAGVVHVHFPRFGFRIEAQ, from the coding sequence ATGTCCGAGTTGATTCTGCATCATTACCCGACGTCCCCTTTCGCCGAAAAGGCTCGCTTGTTGCTGGGCTTCAAGGGACTGTCCTGGCGTTCGGTGAACATCTCGCCAGTGATGCCGAAACCCGATCTGACGGCGCTGACCGGCGGCTACCGCAAGACGCCGGTGTTGCAGATTGGCGCTGATGTTTATTGCGACACGGCGCTAATGGCACGTTGTCTGGAGCAGGAAAAAGCCTTGCCGGCGTTCTTTCCGGAAGGTCAGGAAATGATCACCGCGACCTTCGCCGCGTGGGCCGATTCGGTGGTGTTCCAGCATGCGGTCAGCCTGGTGTTCCAGCCGGCGTCGGTGGCGGTGCGCTTCGGTAAATTGTCACCTGAAGCGATCAAGGCCTTCCTGGCCGATCGCGCCGGCCTGTTCAGCGGTGGCAGCGCCACACGGTTGTCGGCTGAACAGGCCCGGCATCAGTGGCCGACCATCATGGCGCGTCTGGAGCAACAGCTTCAGCGCGAACAGGGCGACTTCCTGTTCGGCGAGCCGTCGATTGCCGACTTCGCCCTGGCCCATCCGTTGTGGTTCCTTAAGGCCACGCCCGTCACGTCACCGTTGGTCGATGCTTATCCAGCGGTTTCGGCATGGCTGGGGCGCGTGTTGGGCTTCGGTCATGGCGCGTTCAGCGAGATGACTTCTGAGGAGGCGCTTCAAGTTGCACGCAATGCCACGCCGGCTGCATTGCCGGATGAGCAGTTCGATGAGCCGAACGGGTTCGAGGTAGGCCAGCAAGTGGTGATCGCTGCGACCGATTACGGCGTTGATCCGGTGGCGGGAGAGTTGCTGTTTGCGGGTAGCGAAGAATTGATTCTGCGTCGCGAAGACGAGCGGGCGGGTGTGGTGCATGTGCACTTTCCGCGGTTCGGGTTTCGTATCGAAGCGCAATAA
- the yejK gene encoding nucleoid-associated protein YejK, with amino-acid sequence MPIRHCIVHLIDKKPDGTPAVLHARDSELAESSAIEYMLADLNESYNAKQGKAWGFFHAESGAHPFSGWLKEYLDGGKDFTAFSRVAVEHLQKLMEESNLSVGGHVLFAHYQQGMTDYLAIALLHHSEGVAVTDQLDVTPSRHLDLGQLHLAARINVSEWQNNKQSKQYISFIKGKNGKKVSEYFRDFIGCQEGVDGPGETRTLLKAFSDFVESEDLPEESAREKTKTLVDYASSQAKLGEPMGLEELSELIDEERPKAFYDHIRNKDYGLSPEIPADKRTLNQFRRFTGRAEGLSISFEAHLLGSKIEYDEEAGTLIIKGLPTQLTDQLKRRN; translated from the coding sequence ATGCCGATCCGCCATTGCATCGTCCACCTGATCGACAAAAAACCCGACGGCACGCCCGCAGTTCTCCACGCTCGCGATTCCGAACTGGCCGAGTCGAGCGCCATCGAGTACATGCTTGCCGACCTCAACGAGAGCTACAACGCCAAACAAGGCAAGGCCTGGGGTTTCTTCCACGCCGAGTCCGGGGCGCATCCGTTCAGCGGCTGGCTGAAGGAATACCTCGATGGCGGCAAGGATTTCACAGCGTTCAGCCGGGTGGCGGTGGAACATCTGCAAAAGCTGATGGAGGAATCGAACCTCTCAGTGGGCGGCCACGTGCTGTTTGCGCATTATCAGCAAGGCATGACCGACTACCTGGCGATCGCCCTGCTACACCACAGTGAAGGCGTTGCAGTGACCGATCAGCTGGACGTGACCCCGTCCCGGCACCTGGACCTGGGCCAACTGCACCTGGCGGCGCGGATCAACGTCTCCGAGTGGCAGAACAACAAGCAGTCCAAGCAGTACATTTCGTTCATCAAAGGCAAGAACGGCAAAAAGGTTTCGGAGTATTTCCGCGACTTCATTGGCTGTCAGGAAGGCGTCGACGGTCCCGGCGAAACCCGCACCCTGCTCAAGGCTTTCAGTGACTTCGTCGAAAGCGAAGACCTGCCAGAAGAATCCGCTCGCGAGAAGACCAAGACCCTGGTGGATTACGCCAGCAGTCAGGCAAAACTGGGCGAACCCATGGGCCTGGAAGAACTCTCGGAGCTGATCGACGAAGAGCGCCCGAAAGCCTTTTACGATCACATCCGCAACAAGGACTACGGTTTGTCGCCGGAGATTCCGGCCGATAAACGTACCCTCAACCAGTTCCGCCGCTTCACCGGTCGCGCCGAAGGCCTGTCCATCAGTTTCGAAGCGCACCTGCTGGGCTCGAAGATCGAATACGACGAAGAAGCCGGCACGCTGATCATCAAAGGTCTGCCGACCCAGCTCACCGATCAGCTCAAGCGACGTAACTGA
- a CDS encoding HU family DNA-binding protein — translation MALTKDQLIADIAEAIDAPKTTARNALDQLGQIVADQLENGGEITLPGIGKLKVTERPARTGRNPSTGAAIEIAAKKVIKLVVAKGLTDAVNK, via the coding sequence ATGGCTCTTACTAAAGACCAACTGATCGCCGACATCGCTGAAGCTATCGACGCGCCAAAAACCACCGCGCGTAACGCTCTGGACCAACTGGGCCAAATCGTTGCCGATCAGCTGGAAAACGGCGGCGAAATCACTCTGCCAGGTATCGGCAAACTGAAAGTGACTGAGCGTCCTGCCCGTACCGGCCGTAACCCTTCGACTGGCGCTGCCATCGAAATCGCTGCCAAGAAAGTTATCAAGCTGGTTGTGGCCAAAGGCCTGACCGACGCTGTTAACAAGTAA
- a CDS encoding glutaredoxin family protein: MLGSVLKKFLLILLVVVVYQNWGKIERVLHPAQGVSEQTQAKANVVLYATEWCGYCKLTRRFLDQKGIPYKEFDIEKDAEARKAYEALGGGGIPIIAVNGTLLRGYDPDAILAALK, translated from the coding sequence ATGCTCGGCAGCGTACTGAAGAAATTCCTGCTGATCCTGCTGGTGGTCGTGGTCTACCAGAACTGGGGCAAGATCGAGCGGGTGTTGCATCCGGCGCAAGGGGTGTCCGAGCAGACTCAGGCCAAGGCCAACGTCGTGCTCTATGCCACCGAATGGTGCGGTTACTGCAAACTGACCCGGCGCTTTCTCGATCAGAAGGGAATCCCCTACAAGGAGTTCGATATCGAGAAGGATGCCGAGGCGCGCAAAGCCTACGAAGCGCTGGGTGGCGGCGGAATTCCGATCATCGCGGTGAACGGGACGTTGCTTCGCGGGTATGACCCGGACGCCATTCTCGCCGCCCTGAAGTAA
- a CDS encoding nuclear transport factor 2 family protein, which produces MSDTHNALIARFYQAFQRLDAEAMSACYTDDVVFSDPAFGELHGRDAGDMWRMLTTRAKDFSLTFDNVRSDERTGGAHWVATYLFSQTGNTVVNDIQARFVFRDGKICEHHDSFDLWAWSRQALGFKGLLLGWTPVVRNAVRAQALKGLKAFQASR; this is translated from the coding sequence ATGAGTGATACCCACAACGCCTTGATCGCCCGGTTCTACCAAGCCTTCCAGCGGCTGGATGCCGAGGCCATGAGCGCCTGTTACACCGACGACGTGGTGTTCAGTGATCCGGCGTTCGGCGAATTGCACGGCCGCGATGCAGGCGACATGTGGCGGATGCTCACCACTCGGGCCAAGGATTTTTCCCTGACGTTCGATAACGTGCGCAGCGATGAGCGCACGGGCGGTGCCCATTGGGTGGCGACGTACCTGTTCAGCCAGACCGGCAACACCGTGGTCAACGACATCCAGGCGCGTTTCGTGTTTCGCGACGGCAAGATTTGCGAGCATCACGACAGCTTCGATCTGTGGGCCTGGTCCCGACAGGCGCTGGGTTTCAAAGGGCTATTGTTGGGCTGGACGCCAGTGGTGAGAAACGCCGTGCGCGCTCAAGCCTTGAAGGGGCTGAAGGCATTCCAGGCCAGTCGCTGA
- a CDS encoding GIY-YIG nuclease family protein gives MDTASESSVNAAEPSLPVSKPWFVYLVRAANGSLYCGISDDPVRRFATHQSGKGARFFLSSPAVALVYTEACRDKSEALRQERLIKKLKKSAKECLVASAAAGLSI, from the coding sequence GTGGACACCGCCAGCGAATCTTCCGTCAATGCCGCCGAACCCTCACTGCCTGTCAGCAAACCCTGGTTCGTCTACCTCGTTCGCGCGGCCAATGGTTCGCTCTACTGCGGGATCAGCGACGATCCCGTGCGCCGCTTCGCCACTCACCAGAGTGGCAAGGGCGCGCGCTTCTTCCTGTCTAGCCCGGCCGTCGCACTGGTCTACACCGAAGCCTGCCGCGACAAAAGCGAAGCGCTGCGTCAGGAGCGACTGATCAAAAAGCTCAAGAAAAGCGCCAAGGAATGTTTGGTCGCGAGTGCTGCTGCGGGCTTATCAATCTGA
- a CDS encoding valine--tRNA ligase, with protein MDKTYQPHAIETSWYNTWESENYFAPQGAGESYTIMIPPPNVTGSLHMGHGFNNAIMDALIRFRRMQGRNTLWQPGTDHAGIATQMLVERQLEAQGQSRHDLGREKFLEKVWEWKDQSGGNISRQIRRLGSSVDWGRERFTMDDGLSEAVKEAFVRLHEDGLIYRGKRLVNWDTKLHTAISDLEVENHDEKGFLWNLKYPLADGVKTAEGNDYLIVATTRPETMLGDAAVAVNPNDERYKALIGKFVELPLVGRRIPIIADDYCDPEFGTGCVKITPAHDFNDYEVGKRHNLPLLNIFDKNAAVLPACQVFNLDGTLNESIDGKIPAEYAGLDRFEARKQIVAAFDAAGLLVSVNDHALKVPKGDRSGTIIEPWLTDQWYVSTKPLAEPAIAAVEDGRIQFVPKQYENMYFSWMRDIQDWCISRQLWWGHRIPAWYDESGKVYVGRDEAEVRAKHNLGPDVALQQDNDVLDTWFSSGLWTFSTLGWPEQTEFLKKFHSTDVLVTGFDIIFFWVARMIMLTMHLVKNEDGTPQVPFKTVYVHGLVRDGQGQKMSKSKGNVLDPLDIIDGIELEDLVQKRTSGMMQPKLAKKIEKQTRDEFADGIASYGTDALRFTFCSLASTGRDIKFDMGRVEGYRNFCNKIWNAARYVLDKGEDCGQNGEAYELSLADRWIISQLQRTEAEVTRQLDQFRFDLAAQALYEFIWNQYCDWYLELSKPVLWDENAPVERQRGTRRTLVRVLEVALRLAHPFMPFITEEIWQRIAPLAGIEGKTIMLQPWPVANEARIDQGAENDIEWLKELMLGTRNIRGEMNIGPGKPLNLFLKNVSAEDQRRLTENEALLKKLARLESITVLAAGEEAPLSATALVGEMEVLVPMAGLIDKDAELARLDKEILRLQGEVQRVGGKLSNAGFVDKAPAEVIEKERAKLAEAEQALGKLAEQHARIASL; from the coding sequence ATGGATAAGACCTACCAGCCGCACGCCATTGAAACTTCCTGGTACAACACCTGGGAGTCAGAGAATTACTTCGCCCCGCAAGGCGCGGGCGAGTCCTACACCATCATGATCCCGCCGCCGAACGTCACCGGCAGCCTGCACATGGGTCACGGCTTCAACAACGCGATCATGGACGCCCTGATCCGTTTCCGCCGCATGCAGGGTCGTAATACCCTGTGGCAGCCGGGTACCGACCATGCCGGTATCGCCACGCAAATGCTGGTGGAGCGCCAACTCGAAGCCCAGGGCCAGAGTCGTCATGATCTGGGCCGTGAGAAATTCCTCGAGAAAGTCTGGGAGTGGAAGGATCAGTCCGGCGGCAACATCAGCCGTCAGATCCGCCGTCTCGGCTCTTCCGTGGACTGGGGCCGCGAGCGCTTCACCATGGACGACGGCCTCTCGGAAGCCGTGAAAGAAGCCTTTGTGCGCCTGCACGAAGACGGTCTGATCTACCGCGGCAAGCGCCTGGTCAACTGGGACACCAAGTTGCACACGGCGATTTCCGACCTCGAAGTGGAAAACCACGACGAGAAAGGTTTCCTGTGGAACCTGAAATACCCGCTCGCCGACGGCGTGAAGACCGCTGAAGGCAACGATTACCTGATCGTCGCGACCACTCGCCCGGAAACCATGCTCGGCGACGCCGCCGTCGCGGTTAACCCGAACGACGAACGCTACAAAGCCTTGATCGGCAAATTTGTCGAGCTGCCGCTGGTCGGCCGTCGCATCCCGATCATCGCCGACGATTACTGCGACCCTGAGTTCGGCACCGGCTGCGTGAAAATCACCCCGGCGCACGATTTCAACGACTACGAAGTCGGCAAGCGCCACAACCTGCCGCTGCTGAACATCTTCGACAAGAACGCCGCTGTATTGCCGGCCTGTCAGGTGTTCAACCTCGACGGCACGCTGAACGAAAGCATCGACGGCAAGATCCCGGCCGAATACGCCGGACTGGATCGCTTCGAAGCGCGCAAGCAGATCGTTGCAGCGTTTGATGCCGCCGGCCTCTTGGTCAGTGTCAACGATCACGCGTTGAAAGTACCGAAAGGCGACCGCTCCGGCACCATCATCGAGCCGTGGCTGACCGACCAGTGGTACGTGTCGACCAAGCCATTGGCCGAGCCGGCCATCGCTGCGGTTGAAGACGGCCGCATTCAGTTCGTGCCGAAACAATACGAAAACATGTACTTCTCGTGGATGCGCGACATCCAGGACTGGTGCATCAGCCGTCAGCTGTGGTGGGGCCACCGGATTCCGGCCTGGTACGACGAGTCGGGCAAAGTCTATGTCGGTCGCGACGAAGCCGAAGTCCGCGCCAAGCACAACCTTGGCCCGGACGTTGCGCTGCAACAGGACAATGACGTTCTCGACACCTGGTTCAGTTCGGGCCTGTGGACGTTCTCGACGCTCGGCTGGCCTGAGCAGACCGAATTCCTGAAGAAATTCCACTCCACCGACGTGCTGGTCACCGGTTTTGACATCATTTTCTTCTGGGTTGCCCGGATGATCATGCTCACCATGCACTTGGTGAAGAACGAAGACGGCACGCCGCAGGTTCCGTTCAAGACTGTTTATGTGCACGGTCTGGTGCGTGATGGCCAGGGACAGAAAATGTCCAAGTCCAAGGGCAACGTCCTGGACCCGCTGGACATCATCGACGGCATCGAGCTCGAAGACCTGGTGCAGAAACGCACCTCCGGCATGATGCAGCCAAAACTGGCGAAGAAGATCGAGAAGCAGACCCGCGACGAGTTCGCCGACGGCATCGCCAGCTATGGCACCGACGCCCTGCGCTTCACGTTCTGTTCGCTGGCATCGACCGGTCGCGACATCAAGTTCGACATGGGCCGCGTCGAGGGCTATCGCAACTTCTGCAACAAGATCTGGAACGCCGCGCGCTACGTGCTGGACAAGGGCGAAGACTGCGGGCAGAACGGCGAAGCTTATGAGCTGTCGCTGGCGGATCGCTGGATCATTTCGCAGCTGCAACGCACCGAAGCCGAAGTGACCCGCCAACTCGATCAGTTCCGCTTCGACCTGGCTGCACAAGCCTTGTACGAGTTCATCTGGAACCAGTATTGCGACTGGTACCTGGAACTCTCCAAGCCTGTGCTGTGGGACGAAAACGCACCGGTCGAACGCCAGCGTGGCACCCGCCGCACACTGGTTCGAGTGCTGGAAGTCGCGCTGCGTCTGGCGCACCCGTTCATGCCGTTCATCACCGAAGAAATCTGGCAGCGCATCGCGCCGCTGGCCGGTATCGAAGGCAAGACGATCATGCTGCAACCGTGGCCTGTGGCCAATGAAGCACGCATCGATCAGGGCGCCGAAAACGACATCGAATGGCTCAAGGAACTGATGCTCGGCACGCGCAACATCCGCGGCGAAATGAACATCGGTCCAGGCAAGCCGTTGAACCTGTTCCTGAAAAACGTCAGCGCCGAAGATCAGCGTCGCCTCACCGAGAACGAAGCCCTGCTGAAGAAGCTGGCTCGCCTCGAATCGATCACCGTGTTGGCAGCTGGCGAAGAAGCACCGCTGTCCGCCACCGCACTGGTCGGCGAGATGGAAGTGCTGGTGCCGATGGCCGGCCTGATCGACAAAGACGCCGAACTGGCACGACTGGACAAGGAAATCCTGCGATTGCAGGGCGAAGTTCAGCGCGTGGGCGGCAAGCTGTCCAACGCCGGTTTCGTCGACAAGGCCCCGGCCGAAGTCATCGAGAAGGAACGCGCCAAACTGGCTGAAGCCGAACAGGCTTTGGGCAAGTTGGCCGAGCAGCATGCGCGGATTGCCAGTTTGTAA